In Amycolatopsis sp. EV170708-02-1, the following are encoded in one genomic region:
- a CDS encoding alpha/beta fold hydrolase translates to MQATPDPSIVRIDGPWTHRDVSANGIRLHVAELGDGPLVVLLHGFAEFWWAWHHQLTALADAGFRAVAVDLRGYGDSDKPPRGYDAWTLAGDVGGLIKSLGARKAHLVGHAWGGMLAWTVGALHPRLVSSVSVLGGAHPLALRRAVRRPGQLRASGHLFRFQVPMAPEKWLVKDDALAVEELFRHWSGPQWTDTAEFAETVRTFRQAMLVPGVPHSALEYYRWAFRAQFRGEGRRFSEALQGRFAPRVLQLHGEEDRCVLPETAAVSRRWAPDARLERWPGIGHFPHLEAPERTSAALLDFFRILEA, encoded by the coding sequence GTGCAGGCGACACCGGATCCGTCGATCGTCCGGATCGACGGCCCGTGGACCCATCGTGACGTCTCGGCGAACGGCATCCGGCTGCATGTCGCCGAACTCGGCGACGGGCCGCTGGTCGTGCTGCTGCACGGGTTCGCCGAGTTCTGGTGGGCCTGGCACCATCAGCTGACCGCGCTCGCCGACGCCGGTTTCCGCGCGGTCGCGGTGGATCTGCGCGGCTACGGCGACTCCGACAAACCCCCGCGCGGCTACGACGCCTGGACCCTCGCGGGCGACGTCGGCGGCCTGATCAAGTCGCTCGGCGCGCGCAAGGCGCATCTCGTCGGGCATGCCTGGGGCGGCATGCTCGCGTGGACGGTCGGCGCGCTGCACCCGCGGCTGGTCTCGTCGGTCAGCGTGCTGGGCGGCGCGCATCCGCTGGCGTTGCGCCGCGCCGTCCGCCGTCCGGGACAGCTGCGGGCTTCGGGACATCTGTTCCGCTTCCAAGTACCGATGGCGCCGGAAAAATGGCTGGTCAAGGACGACGCGCTCGCCGTCGAGGAGCTTTTCCGCCACTGGTCCGGTCCACAATGGACGGACACGGCGGAGTTCGCCGAGACCGTGCGGACGTTCCGGCAGGCGATGCTCGTGCCGGGCGTGCCGCACAGCGCGCTCGAGTACTACCGATGGGCGTTCCGCGCGCAGTTCCGCGGCGAAGGACGCCGGTTCAGCGAAGCGCTGCAAGGCCGCTTCGCCCCCCGTGTGCTGCAGCTGCACGGCGAGGAGGACCGGTGCGTCCTGCCCGAAACCGCGGCGGTGTCCCGCCGCTGGGCCCCGGACGCCCGTCTCGAACGCTGGCCCGGCATCGGGCACTTCCCGCATCTGGAGGCCCCGGAACGCACGTCGGCCGCGCTGCTGGACTTCTTCCGTATCTTGGAGGCATGA
- a CDS encoding phage holin family protein — protein MTGVSSPKHERTGPDGVGAVPYLPLSSDDDVVASEQSLGKLVGDATQHVSTLIRAEVELAKSEVVAEAKKGLKGAIFFLVALVVGLYSSFFFFFFLGELLSEWLMRWAAFAIVFGLMLATTAVAGFLGYRKVKKIKAPERTINSFKDTAAAFKPRHDDAPADRD, from the coding sequence ATGACCGGTGTGAGCAGCCCCAAGCACGAACGTACCGGCCCCGACGGCGTGGGGGCCGTGCCCTACCTCCCCCTGTCGAGCGATGACGACGTGGTAGCGAGCGAGCAGTCCCTCGGGAAACTCGTCGGCGATGCCACACAGCATGTCTCGACGCTGATCCGCGCCGAGGTCGAGCTGGCCAAATCCGAGGTCGTCGCGGAGGCGAAGAAGGGCCTCAAGGGCGCCATCTTCTTCCTGGTCGCGCTGGTCGTCGGGCTGTACAGCTCGTTCTTCTTCTTTTTCTTCCTCGGCGAGCTGCTGTCGGAGTGGCTGATGCGCTGGGCGGCGTTCGCGATCGTGTTCGGGCTGATGCTCGCCACGACGGCGGTCGCGGGCTTCCTCGGCTATCGCAAGGTGAAGAAGATCAAGGCGCCCGAGCGCACGATCAACAGCTTCAAGGACACCGCCGCCGCGTTCAAGCCGCGTCATGACGACGCGCCCGCGGACCGCGACTGA